One genomic segment of Clostridium saccharoperbutylacetonicum N1-4(HMT) includes these proteins:
- a CDS encoding PLP-dependent aminotransferase family protein: MIFSNLVVKKDEPIYLQIEKHIKQGIKNGELKKHSKLPSTREVSKFLNISRNSVISAYEELESMGIIITKRGIGTFVLIEGENENYEYNVDYIERINAYGDTLKKFDIVKSELPYKKGMISFKSISPESHLFNLDDFKRSFLDAWAYEGANLLNYGYAKGYKPLIDYFLEYMKEKQINTINKDILITNGFTEAFDIVISSLTNKGDTIICEEPTHNTALKIMKAYGLNIVQVKMDKEGLNIKSLEEALSNHNPKFGYLIPSYNNPTGIVTKTERRKEIYKLFRKFSVPIIEDGFNEELLYTSSPIDPIASLCGSGNGVIYIGSLSKILFPGLRIGWILADDKLVDILESVKRGKNIHSSFLDQSAFYYYLKSGAFNRYVKNVRKYYRDKYNLVVNLVEKYIPYEYITGEGGLHIFVKLKNNLDARKLLDLCYKDNVLFMPGDIFYENMQNTSKFITGNDTFRIGFGRVTDEDIEKGIKIIGKNIRLLTKA; the protein is encoded by the coding sequence TTGATATTTTCTAATCTTGTTGTAAAAAAAGATGAACCAATATATCTTCAAATAGAAAAACATATCAAACAAGGAATAAAAAATGGAGAATTAAAAAAACATAGTAAACTTCCTTCTACACGAGAGGTTAGTAAATTTTTAAATATAAGCAGGAATTCAGTTATTTCTGCTTATGAAGAACTTGAAAGTATGGGGATAATTATTACCAAAAGAGGTATAGGCACTTTCGTTTTGATTGAAGGTGAAAATGAAAATTATGAATATAATGTTGATTATATTGAACGAATAAATGCATATGGAGACACTTTAAAAAAATTTGATATTGTAAAAAGTGAACTTCCATATAAAAAAGGTATGATATCTTTTAAATCCATTTCTCCTGAGAGTCATCTTTTTAATCTTGATGATTTTAAAAGATCATTCTTAGATGCTTGGGCATATGAAGGTGCTAATTTACTTAATTATGGATATGCTAAGGGTTATAAACCTTTAATTGATTATTTCTTAGAGTACATGAAAGAAAAGCAGATTAATACTATTAATAAAGATATATTAATAACAAATGGATTTACTGAAGCTTTTGATATAGTTATAAGTTCTTTAACTAATAAAGGTGACACAATTATATGTGAAGAACCAACACATAATACTGCTTTAAAGATAATGAAAGCTTATGGCCTTAATATTGTTCAAGTTAAAATGGACAAAGAAGGCTTAAATATAAAGTCTCTTGAAGAAGCATTAAGTAATCACAACCCCAAATTTGGATATTTAATCCCATCATATAATAATCCAACTGGTATAGTTACGAAGACCGAACGCAGGAAAGAAATTTATAAACTTTTCCGTAAATTTTCTGTTCCTATAATAGAGGATGGGTTTAACGAAGAATTATTATATACCAGTTCTCCTATTGATCCAATTGCATCCTTATGTGGTAGTGGTAATGGAGTGATATACATTGGAAGCCTTTCAAAAATTCTATTTCCAGGACTAAGAATTGGATGGATATTAGCTGATGATAAACTGGTAGATATTTTAGAAAGTGTAAAACGTGGTAAAAATATTCATTCTTCCTTTCTTGACCAAAGTGCTTTTTATTATTATTTAAAAAGTGGAGCCTTTAACAGATATGTTAAAAATGTTAGAAAATACTATCGCGATAAATACAATCTTGTAGTGAATTTGGTAGAGAAATATATTCCATATGAATATATCACTGGAGAAGGCGGTCTTCATATCTTTGTAAAATTAAAAAATAATTTAGACGCACGCAAACTTTTAGATTTATGTTATAAAGATAATGTTCTATTTATGCCTGGAGATATTTTTTACGAAAATATGCAAAATACTTCTAAATTTATTACTGGAAATGATACTTTTAGAATTGGTTTTGGAAGAGTAACTGATGAAGATATTGAAAAAGGAATTAAAATTATAGGTAAGAATATACGCTTACTTACAAAAGCTTAA
- a CDS encoding response regulator, whose translation MKILIVEDDLSSRKFLYKVMSEYGGCDVTVDGMEGLDAFMIALDDGEPYDLICLDIMMPKVDGVKVLKTIREIERQRNIEGDSKVKIIMTTALNDAEIVKSSFDSGCEVYAAKPIDIKKLENVMEKLNFTKGKK comes from the coding sequence ATGAAAATATTAATAGTAGAAGATGATTTATCAAGTAGAAAATTCTTATATAAGGTTATGTCTGAATATGGAGGATGTGATGTTACTGTAGATGGAATGGAAGGTTTAGATGCATTTATGATTGCATTGGATGATGGAGAACCATATGATTTAATATGTTTAGATATTATGATGCCTAAAGTAGATGGCGTAAAAGTTCTGAAAACTATAAGGGAAATAGAAAGACAGAGGAATATTGAAGGAGATAGTAAAGTAAAAATAATAATGACAACAGCGCTAAATGATGCAGAAATTGTTAAAAGTTCTTTTGATAGTGGATGTGAAGTTTATGCGGCAAAGCCTATAGATATAAAAAAATTAGAAAATGTTATGGAAAAATTAAACTTTACAAAAGGCAAAAAATAA
- a CDS encoding ATP-binding protein, whose translation MRFEKIALDTIISHLALLVIIVDKNMDVKYNNLSSQNISENDDEGPGYYINCFNSKHGCGKSKECLNCRLRQIVMETIRTLKPSEDEEVEINVIQNNLSKKAWFKIQTIPIKNFGEDQVIVGFTDITEYKERNEELIRLSKAADSANKAKSEFLANMSHEIRTPLNGIIGMTDLTLASNLSSEQRENLNIVKNCAHSLLSLINNILDLSKIEAEKVSIEHIDFKLDELIKNVVYTNIPKANQKYIEIHYDIDEKIPEILIGDLHRLSQVLNNLISNAVKFTEKGFVLIEVKEVGRTKNFCEIEFAVEDLGIGISKDEMKLLFKSFSQVDGSITRKYGGTGLGLAISQKLVNLMGGEIKVDSQKGIGSRFYFTIKLEEAKEEKLDSTINSVSNCDEKEESILLVEDNSINKLVIKKMLKELGYEKIKIASNGVEALKLLDDNRFDIILMDIQMPELDGVETVKIIRCNEKELGIHTPIIATTAYALKGDKEKFLSQGMDDYISKPVDINELGRILKKIEDYLRSDQVNIVQDYLKPKLYSQEDSIEDIEVNKRQLLDELVKLNSYFNEKNNKVVNYFEIEKIAHNIKIECEAKNLNQIKTLAFKIELAARKQDDSGIKTNIDKILTILQKKN comes from the coding sequence TTGAGATTTGAGAAAATTGCTCTAGATACTATTATTAGCCATTTAGCTCTATTAGTAATTATTGTTGATAAAAATATGGATGTTAAATATAATAATTTAAGTTCACAAAATATTAGCGAAAATGATGATGAGGGGCCAGGATATTATATAAATTGTTTCAACTCAAAACATGGATGTGGTAAAAGTAAAGAATGTTTAAATTGTAGGTTAAGGCAGATAGTTATGGAGACAATTAGAACGTTAAAACCTAGTGAGGATGAAGAAGTTGAAATTAATGTAATACAAAATAATTTATCTAAAAAAGCGTGGTTTAAAATCCAAACAATTCCAATAAAAAATTTTGGAGAAGATCAAGTGATTGTTGGATTTACTGATATTACGGAATATAAAGAAAGGAATGAAGAGCTTATTAGACTTTCGAAAGCGGCGGATTCAGCCAATAAAGCAAAAAGTGAATTTTTGGCAAATATGAGCCATGAAATAAGAACTCCTTTAAATGGGATAATAGGTATGACAGATTTAACACTGGCGTCAAATCTGTCAAGTGAACAAAGGGAAAATCTAAATATTGTAAAAAATTGTGCCCATAGTTTATTGTCTCTAATAAATAATATTTTAGATTTATCAAAAATTGAAGCTGAAAAAGTGTCAATAGAGCATATAGACTTTAAATTAGATGAATTAATAAAAAACGTTGTATACACAAATATTCCAAAAGCTAATCAAAAGTACATAGAAATACATTATGATATTGATGAAAAAATTCCTGAAATTTTAATAGGCGACTTGCATAGATTAAGTCAAGTGTTAAACAATTTAATATCAAATGCTGTTAAATTTACTGAGAAAGGATTTGTATTAATAGAAGTTAAAGAAGTTGGCAGGACTAAGAATTTTTGTGAAATTGAATTTGCTGTAGAAGATTTGGGAATTGGAATTAGCAAAGATGAAATGAAATTACTTTTTAAAAGTTTTTCACAAGTAGATGGATCTATAACAAGAAAATATGGAGGGACTGGCCTTGGATTAGCAATTTCTCAAAAGCTTGTTAATTTAATGGGAGGAGAGATTAAGGTTGATAGTCAAAAAGGAATTGGCAGCAGATTTTATTTTACGATTAAATTAGAAGAAGCTAAAGAGGAAAAATTAGATTCAACAATTAATTCAGTATCTAATTGTGATGAAAAAGAAGAGAGTATATTGTTAGTAGAGGATAATAGTATAAACAAATTAGTAATTAAGAAAATGTTAAAGGAATTGGGATATGAAAAAATAAAAATTGCATCTAACGGTGTGGAAGCTTTAAAATTACTTGACGATAATAGATTTGATATAATTTTAATGGATATACAAATGCCAGAATTGGACGGAGTAGAAACTGTTAAAATTATTCGATGCAATGAAAAGGAATTGGGAATTCATACTCCTATTATTGCGACCACTGCATATGCACTAAAGGGTGATAAAGAAAAATTTTTATCACAAGGTATGGATGATTATATATCTAAGCCTGTTGATATTAATGAATTAGGTAGAATATTAAAAAAGATTGAGGACTATTTAAGGAGTGATCAAGTAAATATAGTTCAAGATTATTTAAAACCTAAATTATATAGCCAGGAAGATTCAATTGAAGACATTGAAGTTAATAAGAGGCAGTTACTAGATGAATTAGTTAAATTAAATTCATATTTTAATGAAAAGAATAACAAAGTGGTAAATTATTTTGAAATTGAAAAAATTGCTCATAATATTAAAATAGAATGTGAAGCAAAAAATCTAAATCAAATAAAAACATTAGCTTTTAAAATTGAACTTGCAGCAAGAAAACAAGATGATAGTGGAATAAAAACTAATATAGATAAAATTCTTACTATACTGCAAAAGAAAAACTAA
- a CDS encoding HAMP domain-containing methyl-accepting chemotaxis protein — protein MNLFMNLKIRNKIILCFFLIVIMMGTVGYVGISNMQTIGKLDNELYTDNTEPITSITVVQVDLQKNRVNIRNMIMEKDIDKNKDNRKLLTETDNEIDKFMNDFKNTIKAQNIMDEYNVLKENIDKYRPVRDKIAEYAMQNKDDEAIALVNGEGSVLAKAIDTSASKLIDLKENQGKSKAETNMKTVSNATISMLVIIIIGIIISTILGFVLSNLISDPVNKVKNILKEISKGHVRDRANISTRDEIGEMARTMDELAENLQTNIVAVMNRIAQGDVSMDLVEIDEKDEITPAMNKMISNIRNLVMDTNTLSKAAKEGKLDERADSSIHSGDFQKIIEGINELIEAMANPIMEVNEVMKEMSKGNLDVSVNGNYKGDFGALANAVNTTTDSLNSVLGEINGAAEQVFSGASQISDGSQALARGATEQASSLEELTASITEIAAQTKENSGNANTAKELALKVKENANDGNEHMSEMLKSMGEINESSANISKIIKVIDEIAFQTNILALNAAVEAARAGQHGKGFAVVAEEVRNLAARSANAAKETTTLIEGSIKKAERGTEIANNTAKALYEIVDGVSKAATLVSEIAASSEEQATGITQINVGIEQVSQVVQTNSATAEESAAASEELSSQSELLKNMVSSFKLKNAIMMSEKGIQAQSYMRKQNYNSISNNKAYTEAANSIQKIRLDLSDNEFGKY, from the coding sequence ATGAATTTGTTTATGAATCTAAAGATTAGAAATAAAATAATTTTGTGTTTTTTCTTAATAGTTATTATGATGGGAACGGTTGGATATGTAGGGATATCTAATATGCAAACTATTGGTAAGCTAGACAACGAATTATATACTGATAATACTGAGCCTATAACCTCAATTACCGTTGTTCAGGTAGATTTGCAAAAAAATAGAGTTAATATTAGAAATATGATAATGGAGAAGGATATTGACAAAAACAAAGACAATAGAAAATTGTTAACTGAAACTGATAATGAAATTGATAAATTTATGAATGACTTTAAAAATACAATAAAAGCTCAAAATATAATGGATGAGTACAATGTGTTAAAAGAAAATATAGATAAGTATAGACCAGTTAGAGATAAAATAGCTGAATATGCAATGCAGAACAAAGATGATGAAGCAATTGCCCTTGTAAATGGTGAAGGAAGTGTTCTTGCAAAAGCAATAGATACTTCAGCATCTAAGCTCATTGACCTTAAGGAAAACCAAGGAAAGAGTAAAGCTGAAACTAATATGAAAACTGTAAGTAATGCAACTATTTCAATGCTGGTAATTATTATTATAGGAATAATAATTTCTACAATTCTTGGATTTGTATTATCAAATTTAATTAGTGATCCAGTTAATAAGGTTAAGAATATACTTAAAGAAATTTCTAAAGGACATGTTAGGGATAGAGCAAATATAAGTACAAGAGATGAAATAGGAGAAATGGCTAGAACTATGGATGAACTAGCTGAAAATCTTCAAACTAATATAGTTGCTGTAATGAATAGAATTGCTCAAGGTGATGTGAGCATGGATTTAGTTGAAATAGACGAGAAAGACGAAATAACTCCTGCTATGAATAAAATGATATCTAATATTAGAAATTTGGTAATGGATACAAATACTTTATCAAAAGCAGCTAAGGAAGGAAAGCTTGATGAAAGAGCTGATTCATCTATACATAGTGGAGATTTTCAAAAGATAATAGAAGGAATTAATGAATTAATTGAAGCTATGGCAAATCCGATTATGGAAGTTAATGAAGTTATGAAAGAAATGTCTAAAGGAAATTTAGATGTTTCAGTTAATGGAAATTATAAAGGTGATTTTGGGGCATTAGCAAACGCAGTTAATACAACAACTGATTCTTTAAATTCAGTACTTGGTGAAATAAATGGAGCAGCAGAGCAGGTGTTTTCAGGAGCAAGCCAAATTTCGGATGGAAGTCAAGCTTTGGCTAGAGGAGCTACTGAACAAGCAAGTTCCTTAGAAGAATTAACAGCTTCTATAACAGAAATAGCAGCACAAACCAAAGAAAATTCTGGAAATGCAAATACAGCAAAAGAACTTGCATTGAAGGTTAAGGAAAATGCTAATGATGGAAATGAGCATATGAGCGAAATGCTTAAATCTATGGGAGAGATAAATGAATCATCGGCAAATATTTCAAAGATAATTAAAGTAATAGATGAAATAGCTTTTCAAACAAATATACTTGCTCTTAATGCAGCAGTGGAAGCAGCAAGGGCTGGACAACATGGAAAAGGCTTTGCAGTAGTTGCAGAGGAAGTAAGAAACTTGGCAGCAAGAAGTGCAAATGCAGCTAAGGAAACTACAACATTGATAGAAGGATCTATTAAGAAGGCCGAAAGAGGAACAGAGATTGCAAATAATACAGCAAAGGCTTTATATGAAATAGTTGATGGGGTATCAAAAGCTGCAACTCTTGTATCAGAAATAGCCGCATCTTCAGAAGAGCAAGCTACTGGAATTACCCAAATAAATGTTGGAATTGAACAGGTATCACAAGTGGTTCAAACTAATTCTGCAACGGCAGAAGAAAGTGCAGCAGCTAGTGAAGAGCTTTCAAGTCAATCAGAATTGCTTAAAAATATGGTTTCAAGTTTTAAACTAAAAAATGCTATTATGATGTCAGAAAAGGGTATTCAAGCACAAAGTTATATGCGAAAACAAAATTATAATAGTATAAGTAATAATAAAGCATATACAGAAGCTGCAAATTCTATTCAAAAAATCAGATTAGATTTAAGTGATAATGAGTTTGGTAAATATTAA
- a CDS encoding HAMP domain-containing methyl-accepting chemotaxis protein — protein MKWFINLRMSKKLILGFAFIALISGCMGGYGIYSLKQANSLDTELYNNMTVPISEIGELGTIFQTMRVDIRDLINAQSQDVVEAKSKEISEIRSNIDKLQNSIQKTIVTEEVRRQFDIFVKARDAYGPELDKVLALAKAGKKEEAIIKNNENAQLGQAEEKAIRDLTAAKINAAKQKIDLNTTNINTTISLMLTVIVIVIIASILIGFYISRLITKPVQKVANMIGEMGKGHFGERLNIETMDEIGQMAKTIDAFAEDLQTNVIGNINKIAQGDVNFEVLVKDEKDEVSPALNKAAENIRTLVEDANMLSKAASEGKLNTRADAAKHSGDFRKIVEGVNELIEAMVKPIQEVNRIMSGISNGNLEVRVEGDYKGEFGVLAKAVNTTGESLSVIVGEIDQIIGEISKGNLVIENIKEFDGSFKSISVSLNRIVDSLNEVLGEINSASEQVYSGASQVSDASQALSRGATEQASSIEELTSSITEVAAQTRENATNANQAKELALKVKTNAEEGNEHMSEMLKSMGEINESSANISKIIKVIDEIAFQTNILALNAAVEAARAGQHGKGFAVVAEEVRNLAARSANAAKETTTLIEGSIIKAEKGTEIANNTAKALYEIVDGVSKAATLVTEIAAASEEQASGLTQINIGIEQVSRVVQTNSATAEESAAASEELSSQSELLKDMVANFKLKNSSSENNIMNLKSSNRNIAYNAKNKNVHKESAATLNKLQIDLSDSEFGKY, from the coding sequence GTGAAATGGTTTATTAATCTGAGAATGAGTAAAAAGTTAATATTAGGGTTTGCTTTTATAGCGTTAATTTCTGGATGTATGGGTGGATATGGTATTTATTCCTTGAAACAAGCAAATAGCTTAGATACAGAGTTATATAATAATATGACAGTTCCAATATCAGAAATAGGAGAGCTTGGAACTATATTTCAAACTATGAGAGTTGATATTAGAGATCTTATAAATGCGCAATCACAGGATGTAGTAGAAGCTAAATCAAAGGAAATCTCGGAAATAAGATCAAATATAGATAAACTTCAAAATTCAATTCAGAAAACTATTGTAACAGAGGAAGTAAGGAGACAATTTGATATTTTTGTCAAAGCAAGAGATGCATATGGACCAGAATTGGATAAAGTATTAGCATTGGCTAAAGCAGGAAAGAAAGAAGAAGCTATTATAAAGAATAATGAGAATGCTCAATTGGGACAAGCAGAAGAGAAGGCAATTAGAGATTTAACTGCAGCAAAGATTAATGCTGCAAAACAAAAAATTGATTTAAATACGACTAATATTAATACAACCATAAGCTTAATGCTCACAGTAATAGTAATTGTAATTATTGCATCAATATTGATTGGATTCTATATTTCAAGATTGATTACAAAACCTGTGCAGAAAGTGGCAAATATGATTGGTGAAATGGGCAAAGGGCATTTTGGAGAGAGATTGAATATTGAAACAATGGATGAAATTGGGCAAATGGCTAAAACAATTGATGCTTTTGCTGAAGATTTACAGACAAATGTAATTGGAAATATTAATAAGATTGCTCAAGGGGATGTGAATTTTGAGGTACTTGTCAAGGATGAAAAAGATGAAGTATCGCCAGCATTAAATAAAGCAGCAGAAAACATCAGAACTTTAGTTGAAGATGCAAATATGTTATCGAAAGCAGCATCAGAAGGTAAACTAAATACACGAGCAGATGCAGCAAAGCATAGTGGAGATTTTAGAAAAATAGTAGAAGGCGTAAATGAATTAATTGAAGCTATGGTAAAGCCAATACAAGAAGTAAATAGAATAATGAGTGGAATTTCTAATGGGAATTTAGAGGTGAGAGTTGAAGGTGATTATAAAGGAGAATTTGGAGTATTAGCAAAAGCAGTTAATACTACAGGAGAAAGTTTAAGTGTTATAGTAGGAGAAATTGATCAGATTATTGGAGAAATTTCCAAAGGAAATCTTGTGATAGAAAATATAAAGGAATTTGATGGAAGCTTCAAGAGCATTTCTGTTTCTTTAAATAGAATTGTAGATTCATTAAATGAAGTTCTTGGTGAAATAAATTCAGCTTCAGAACAAGTTTATTCAGGGGCAAGCCAAGTTTCAGATGCTAGTCAGGCATTATCAAGAGGAGCAACAGAACAAGCTAGTTCCATAGAAGAATTAACATCATCAATAACAGAAGTTGCCGCACAAACTAGAGAAAATGCAACAAATGCAAATCAAGCAAAAGAACTTGCCCTTAAGGTTAAAACAAATGCAGAAGAAGGAAATGAGCATATGAGTGAAATGCTTAAGTCTATGGGAGAAATAAATGAATCATCTGCAAACATATCAAAAATAATAAAGGTTATAGATGAGATAGCCTTCCAAACTAATATACTTGCTCTTAATGCAGCAGTGGAAGCAGCAAGGGCTGGTCAACACGGAAAAGGCTTTGCGGTAGTTGCAGAGGAAGTAAGAAATTTAGCAGCAAGAAGTGCTAATGCAGCTAAGGAAACTACAACTCTTATAGAAGGCTCTATTATTAAGGCTGAAAAGGGAACAGAAATTGCTAATAATACTGCAAAAGCTTTATATGAAATAGTTGATGGAGTATCGAAAGCTGCAACTCTTGTAACAGAAATAGCAGCGGCTTCTGAAGAGCAAGCTAGTGGCCTTACACAAATAAATATTGGAATTGAACAAGTGTCACGTGTTGTTCAAACAAATTCAGCTACTGCTGAAGAGAGTGCTGCGGCAAGTGAAGAACTTTCAAGTCAATCAGAGTTACTTAAAGATATGGTTGCAAACTTTAAGTTAAAGAATAGTAGCAGTGAAAATAACATTATGAATTTGAAGAGTTCTAATAGAAACATAGCTTATAATGCAAAGAATAAAAATGTACATAAAGAATCGGCAGCAACATTAAATAAATTACAAATTGATTTAAGTGATAGTGAATTTGGTAAATATTAA